Proteins from a genomic interval of Arvicola amphibius chromosome 17, mArvAmp1.2, whole genome shotgun sequence:
- the LOC119803625 gene encoding olfactory receptor 12-like — MKSEQKRNYSEVTEFILLGFTTPPKFQVFLFLVFLMIYMVTVVGNVGMIMIIKMDSRLQTPMYFFLRNLSYLDLCYSTVIAPKTLANFLTSEKKISYNGCATQFFFFALFVTTEGFLLAVMAFDRFSAICSPLLYPVHMSQKVCIQLVTGSYICGCINSMVQTGFTFSLHFCGENRLDHFFCDVPALIKISCVDTFVNEIVLFILSGLIIISSTTIILVSYGYILSTVLKIPSTHGRSKTFSTCGSHIAAVSLFYGTVFFMYAQPGSISSPKKSKIVAVFYTLIIPMLNPLIYSLRNRDVKDVVEKILGGKRSQ, encoded by the coding sequence TCTCTTGGGATTTACAACCCCTCCAAAATTTCAAGTCTTTTTATTCTTGGTGTTCTTGATGATCTACATGGTCACTGTGGTAGGGAATGTCGGCATGATAATGATTATTAAGATGGACTCCAGACTCCAAACACCTATGTACTTCTTCCTTAGAAACTTGTCTTATTTGGATCTCTGCTATTCCACAGTCATTGCTCCCAAAACCTTAGCCAACTTCTTGACAAGTGAAAAGAAAATTTCCTACAATGGTTGTGCCACCCAATTcttcttctttgctttgtttgttacAACTGAAGGCTTCCTTCTCGCTGTCATGGCATTTGATCGATTCTCAGCCATTTGTTCTCCTCTCCTTTATCCTGTGCACATGTCCCAAAAGGTATGTATTCAGTTGGTAACTGGCTCCTACATTTGTGGATGCATCAACTCCATGGTACAAACAGGATTTACCTTCAGCTTGCATTTCTGTGGAGAAAACAGGCTGGACCACTTTTTCTGTGATGTCCCAGCTTTGATTAAGATCTCCTGTGTTGACACCTTTGTGAATGAGATTGTACTGTTTATTCTCTCTGGTCTCATCATCATCTCCAGTACAACTATCATTCTGGTTTCCTATGGGTACATTCTTTCCACTGTCCTGAAGATCCCCTCCACCCACGGCAGGAGTAAGACCTTCTCCACCTGTGGCTCTCATATAGCAGCGGTGAGTTTATTCTATGGAACTGTGTTCTTCATGTATGCCCAGCCTGGGTCCATCTCCTCCCCAAAGAAAAGCAAGATTGTAGCTGTGTTCTACACACTTATAATACCCATGCTGAACCCTCTAATATATAGTCTAAGAAACAGAGATGTGAAAGATGTTGTAGAAAAAATATTAGGTGGTAAACGGTCTCAGTGA